The genomic window AACATTCTTTCTGCACcggttttgtaaatataaaataagcgaTGTGTAGTTTGTCCCAATGGGTTTAAGAAGgctgttaatatataaattaatgttaattcttTTACTTTAGCTGTTTTCCTCATTTTTTTTcccataactttttttaagcacagatttttttttgtactatacATTCATGGTTACttatctacatatatttacacaaTTACATAGACACACATACATGTTGTAACTTAGTtcgttatttcaatatttgagtattttatctgttatacaaattatatcaaGATAATtggaactatttttataaaattgttttaaaattaagaactaTGTAGCAGTAGAATGAGACAGGCAACTTTGAGCATtttccaaatattatattttggattaagattttaagtcgtggtggcctggaggttaaaaggcccgcttttcatacgtgagggcgcggtttcggaacctggcaagtaccaatgtgatcttttgcgaatcatatgtactttctaagattatttagacaccactgacggggaccatgaaggaaaacatcgtgaggcaACCTGGTctaataatttctaattataagattgaaatcgccaacccgtcttgagcaagcgtggtgattaatgctctaatcttctccatgtgagaagaggcctttgctcagcagtgggcttcgataggctgatgatgatgatcatGATATTTTGGATTTTGTATTTTCAGTTACAGCCATGGACCCGTCTCgtttatatgaatatgtatCTGCGAATTTTCATCGGTATGAGCTAGCAGATACGGTTACGTTTACTGCAGACACTAATACTTacctattataaatgttttgtccgtcagaaaatacttttacagTCTGGCAGCACTGGAATCTTGAtctattaagataaatataggCTTTTGGGTTTTCAATACGATAAATTATCTTCGTTTAAATAGTTTACGCTCTGCAAtttctcttttttattttttcatactaatACCAAGcattaatgtatgtacattttagACTCCTATTGTCAAAGATTCACAAAGTTTTGGTCTACTAAATTTCACTCGACCtctaatataaacattttaaagatttttcctCTTTGATATCTAAGTCCATTGAGAGCTCCAAGTAATGTTCCCGATAAAACATTTCGTTAATTCGTTTATAATCCGAAGTTTTAccttaaattcaaaacaagatttaagacaataataataagataagattcaaaacaagataaaaaaataataacctcGGTCATCCAGGATATAAAGATTCAGCTGTTTAGCTTACTGAGTTAAATTGTCACTGCTTTACGTTGTAATTTTTACACgcttttatttatcttcacgtgtatgtatgtatgtttgtaaccgacGTCCTCCAACTCGATTTTGACCCATTTTAAACGGACCGATTTCGCTCAGTTTTGTAGTCTTAGCAAGGACCGGTGGCAAATTACTACCTCATAGAAATTGTATCAATTTCACCATTAGGATTGCCGGGatcatcatatcatatcatagatGATTTACATGAgagtgaaagagatagaacaTGCTCGCTCAAGCGATATTGTATTTGTTGGTAAGCAACATAGCCGCATTTAAACAGACAAAAGtcaaaaacttttgataaggagaaatttatatttaatatctaagtGACTGAGATGTGCCGACTTATTCgcgataattacaaaaatatagccGTGTCACAAATATGACTACTGGCAGGTTGAACCAGGGAGATGTGTTCCGGAATCGAACTTcttgaatgtatatatatatatatatagatctttcatttttttttgtactaatcgtatgaaaaaagtaatagCGCCCCATGCTTTTCTCAtaacaatactaatattttccatccactgttattgttaatgttaaagattattttttactttttagttggattaattagaaaagcatgttttttagtttatttaaacaatatatatttttttttcttatatagaaCTTTAAATGTCAGGTTtgaatagtaattatatatagtccaatagtaattataacaatttaagtgttctcaatattatttaaatatattttgaaaatatttatttgttataaaaaaaatattccaattttaaaatttgttcgacttttaaaatttattcggATCTTTTGCCCAAAATCCAAGTGTTATTCATGACAgttaatatgaaaagaaaatgtttacttaACTCCTTTATGCTTATCCTATGTTCGCTTCGTAACACTACATACGAACTGTTTCcagtttctcattcaataatctACGTTAATATTCTAATGTGATAAGATAAATGAATGGAAAAACTACTAACGCTCCGTTTAGAGTGTGCAAATTTAGAATAAGGAAACTATAGCCACTGTCATTTTGGTAATTGTCAAAGTGACATAAaccaaaattattcttatgcttatagagagagagagagagagacgatacctctcagcattccatggatcaaccgtgcgggtgcgggtccatcgcgttgtagggagaggagcttcaacagtggctgggacttgcgacccaggtgtaggtttaaggggcccctatttaacgcgcgttaaacgctcacctccaccgtccaagctcctctccctacctaacctaatatgaaacgaacctgctagggctgccttcaacgcacgttccaagaatgaactaatgttagttctggacaggcctaagtcttttagcaagtggttgtagagagatttagctgttatacctctcgctcccacttctacttCTATTTTACCAAGGTTAATGAATACGCAaggatattgtaaaaaaactgttttattatcaaatattaccTAGATATGAACAATATGCATTAGTAATACTTAACACATAACAATATGTACCCTAAACAACGGCGTCACAACAGTAATTGTAcgaaaaattcatttttaaatattttgcgaatgaaataaaacctttttttaataataaaaatattttggttcaTTTCATTcgcataatataattttgcacTTAAGGCTGTATATTAATGTACTGTTACCTATCTCGTAGATGCTTTCAGCATGTCAATAGCGTTTTGGTTATATACggattataaaattcataattttatattaaaatgaatacatttttgaGTAAACGACTCTCGTTTTAGATTAAGTAGTATTGGTTAGtgaattatttagttttaatgagATTATTATTCTTACACTAACAGTCTTCGCTAATTAAGTGTTTGaagttaatacatattaaaaaaaaaaaattgtgcgatttaattgacatttaagttttgtcacagattataaaaaaatatattttcgctcCAATATCATTTGttgaaaaagttatttgtCCGATTTGCAAAACATCTTgggaaaattaaaagaaaaattattttagaaaattgtttaaatagaaattacatatgaaatggataaaagaaaataaattccgTATCggaatgtattaattaaaattgttttaaattttttacacaatAACCTAGGGGACGATCTATTTTTTGGTGTTAGTAATTACAacgtaacttaaaattaaaataataaatactttgaaatCATTTGAAATTGCACGAATAATTGTTCGTTTATGTTCGAAATGGCACTTTgggaaaaatacatataaaaaataagcattACAACAtagtcatatatatgtatatatgtacataacgCGTTCGACGTTTCGTGCtgcgcaaaaaaatatataaatcttgtcTATGGCACAAGACATAAAAGCCTAAGGATTGTTTTGCGGCTTTTATTTACACGataaataatatcgttatatTAATTGGGATTAAACAAAATGGAGGAAAAGAAACGAGACAGACTATTGGAATTTATTGACAACTTGTTTCACCCAACTCTCCTTGGGGTCCTGTTCTTCGTTATCGACTTTATTTGTGAAGTTCCTGGAGGTAGTTTTACTTTCCCTGCCGTTTTCGCTGACACTCCTCTCGAAGGACGCGACTTTTGAGGTGATGGATTTAGGTTTAACGGCTGGTCTGCTCGCTTGGTGTTTAACCGGTTGGTTATCGTGCGACTGGCTTTTAGTTATTTTCTCCAATTCCAATCTCCTCTCCAGAACTGATTTCGACGTCGTTTGTTCTGTTGCTGATCTCCTCTCGTTAACTCTCAGTTTTCTTGTCGCTGAATCCAGACTGGCTCTTTCGAAGCtcattctttttatttgtatggtttcttgtgttttatttgcatttttcGTCTCTTCGTTTTTAACGTTCACTGAGTCGACTTTTGTTTTCTCCTTTGTCGGGTTCATGAATTCGGATTTGGCATTCGACGTCCTATAGCTGGTATTTCTTTTGAGGGTGCGGTTATTTATTGACTCGGACGACGACGATACTTCTTTGTATTTAACTATGTTTTTGCTGTTATTGTTAACTTGGGTTGTTGTTACAGTTTGGGCGCTTGTAATTTTTGGTTTAGCCGGCACCGGCGGAGCTAGTTTCGGTTTATTGATCTTCTCTCTGCTTCCAGATTTTTCTATTCTGTGATGTATATTCTTCTGTGTTTCgatcttattaataattttcgccTGCACGTTACATTTCTCTGTATTGCCAGTAGTGACTGTAACCCGCTGGGCGTCGCATGTATCGCGTCTCGCTGTATGTTTGTTAGCAACTGTTTTTTTCGTTTCAACGTGATCCTCTATTTCCTCTTGATCAGAATAAACAGCCGAATCTCTGAACATGTCTTCATCAgtgatattttcaattttctcGAAGGATTTCTCATAGAAACTTTCATCTGAATTTACTTTTGAGGTCAACGACTTATCGCTTATTTGGCTCGTGACCTTAGTGTGACTCTCTTGATATGTACTTTCACTGGATGACGTTACGAAGGACGAATTTGAGAATAAACTGTCCGGTCTCAGAGCGTTCTTGTTGATGAGGACATTGACTTTATTCAAACTGTTCTTCTCGTTGATCAATGTCGTCGGATCCACGTAATCGGATTGCGCTATCCTCGCGCCCAAGTGTTTGCTGCCTTGCATATAAACGGgtaatttgtttaaactttGGTAGGAGCTATTGTTTGACTTTGACGGTGAGGGCGTACTGCTTACAGAGCTGGTCATATTGGTGACCAAGCTCATACTCTTTTCATAAGTCGGCCTGAACGCCTGTTTCTGTATGTCTTCGCAGCTTTGGGACATTATCTCCAATTTGTTTATCTCTTTTTGACTTTCGCTCATAGTAGTGTGATCGCACACACTTTTACTGAGCGCGTCACTGTTCAGTGTGTAAACAATGCTAGACGCGGTCGGACTGTTGTCTGTTGAAGTTATAATGACTTTGATTTCACTCTTCGTTGTATCATCGTTCTTGTTTCTGTTTTGTTCCGTTCTGTTCTGAGTCTCTTCAGGATGTTCGTCGCTGATGATGCTCCTGAATCTTTGGAGTAAATTTTTGGAATAACTCCTGGGATTCAGAGCTGATCGTTTCTCACTGGTCGGACTTTTAAGTTCAGTCTTTTCACAGTCGTTTGTATTGACTTCGCAGTCGTCAACACTTTTAGGAGGAGTCCGGGTTTTGAAACGACTCAGGACATTTTTAAGGGACAGAACGTTCGTAGTGGGTTTGTATATCTTATGTTCTGGATGTACTAcgttatgtttgtttttgtcaTCGTTCTGCTCTATGGTCAGAGCCTCGCACGATGACGTCATCGACACGTTCAAATTAGGTTGCGATGAATTCAATCGGTTTTCACATTTGTTGGCGTCTAAGTCGACTTTCTCGAAATTGTTCTTATAGCATCTATCAATTTCCTCTTCTAGCTCCAGCGTTGATCTGCTGATGTCCTGGGTGTAGTCGTCCTCTTTGGTTTTCTGTTTGTTGTTGAACTTCAAGATGTCTCCTTCGCTCATGTAAGCCTCGACGTCGTCGTAACTGATTTCGCTCTGATCGGACGCGATAGTGAACGGTCTATCGACGCTCATGACTTTGCCGTCCCTGTTTAAATACGTTTTGCTGTTGCTGTTAGGTTTACATTTGAACGTGCTCAGATTGGGGTCTTCCTGTCCAGGGGTGACCACTTGGAAGCTCCGCGGTAAGGACCCGGATTTACGATCTCTGGATACATTGAAATGTTCCTTTTGTCGACTCAACCATACTTCTGGGGTGTTCGGACTCTGCTGTTCAGGACTCATCGGCAGATAATCGCTCTGTGATGTATTCTGTACGTCTTTCTTCCTCCGTCGCACGTCTATCAGattgtcatatatattgtCGTCGTTCGTAGCCGGGCCTTTTTTCTCCATACTAACATAGTAATCATTTGTTGTCACATTAGTAACTTTCTCCGGTGTTTTAGCTGGCACGTCGTATATGCCGTCAGCGGAGCTCTCGTTTTTGACTTCATCGAAggacagatatatataatctggTTCAGGTCCGCCTACTGCGTTTGTAGCGGCGGGTAACAGACGTTTGGTTCTCGTATGTGTGTGTTGACTAACTTTGCTCTTGTCACTGAGACCGTGCAGGTCGTCGTGCATGTTATCCACTCTCAATGTCTCGTATATGTGATCTCCGTCAGACAGATCCTCGGCTTCGCTCTGATTGTTTGAGACGTCATCCTTTTCTTCTATATTGAGTTCTATGTTATCGGACATCTGCCTTATATATTTCGGTTTCAGTTTCGACAGTTCGTTCTTTGTTATCACCGTGTCGGGATTGGAATGTGATTTCAGCAGTCGCTGGTGTCTTCTTTGAGCTGTGTTCCTTAGTTGTTGTTTCTTTAGTAGCTTCTGGAACTCTCGATTCTGCATCAGTAGTTGTGATATAATCTGTTCCAGAGGTTGTTCCGTGTCTTCGCAACTTTCTTGGACTTGTTCATGGGTTTCGCCAGGTCTGTCCTCCGTTTCGACCGCTTCATTGATGACcttctgtttatttaaatacttaaccTTTTCTAGTTCGTTCTTTTTGAACGAATCGGTCTTTTCTATAAGTTTCTTGTACGTCTCTTCATCAATATCTTCGTCCTTGCTGATAGTGGCCGGCACAGCGTTGATAGGTTTCTCTACGTGTAGACTCTCGTTCGACTCCgtgatatgtaatatattttctgtggACACATCCGTCGAGAAGTCTGTATAGAACCGTGTGGTAGTGTCGGAGCCGAGCCGCAGCCCTTTCGCCCTGTTCTTCTTTATCTTGGAGATCTTCTTGGGTATGTGTTTCGtgttgtacatttttatttctatgttcTGTTTGAGTGTATTCGGAGGTCGCTTTCTGTTATCGACTTCTGGATCTGATATGATGCCTTCATTGCGAACCTTTCTTGAGATCTTATTGGATCCACAGTTCCTGCATTCGAATTCAATCTTCTCTCCTCCCTTACCATCAGTCCTCTCGGTGTCACTGTCTTGTGTTTTCTTCGTTATGATGATGGTATTCTGCAGCCCTGGCTCCGATTTCCGCCTCCAGGTGCCAATTTTCGATAATTTCGATCTCTGTGGATCGTCCTTTGACTTGGATCTCAGCGTGTCCGTTCTATACTTGTCGATTTCATTGCATCTCGACTTCCGCCTGTTCAACGCGAATGTATCCGTCACtggtatattttctttgatctTGGAGCATTTCAAGCATGTTCTCGTTATAGGTTTAGCGGTTAACGTACTATTAGCCTCGGTCACGTCTTCCTTGCTGTTATTATCAGTGTAACTGATAATGTTATCAGAGGAGTGATAACCTCTCGTTTTATTCAAGGATCCACCGAACTCTTTGGTGATGCTCTCCTGTGACGATTTGAAATCCAAGCACTTGCATACCTTTCTCTCAATCCTGTCAGCGCTGCCTCCGTCCATAGCATTAGCGATTGTCTCGCATTCGTTGCATTTGTCTCGTGTTTCATCTTTTCCGCTGCACTTGTTCAGGTCCGCCTCACAATCCGAACAGAGATCTATATAGCAGTTGTCACAGGTGTAATCAATTCCTTTCTCAACGGAATATTGAACACAATCGCAGTCTCTCGTTTCCCTCGCTGTGTTATATTTCCTATTTGCCTTCTTAAATCTCCCTCTGACTCCGTTCTCAAAGGATTTCCTTCTCTCTCTTTCAATTTTTCGTTTCTCTAGATATTCCGGTGCGGACAACTGTTTCCTCATAGAGGCTTGGGTGATGAGATTGTGGGATTTCTCAGCGAGTATGTCGTCTGTTAACAAaggatttatattactttatatatcacAGTTAACGTAACTAACTAACatgttaactttaataattaacggatagttaaatacttttcagtataaaaatgtgtatcTACCGTCAGTTTTGTTCTGCCCCAGCTCCATCACTAACTGCCTCGCGTGTGACGGTATCACGGCGTTGTAGTTCTCCAAAATGacctgaaaattatattatattacgaatgatagataaataatttgataatattattgtataataaaatttgtttttagtatTCTAAGaataagtttcaaataaaacgagacctcaaagaaaatttattttattgtttgagaCTAATTTtgatcataataaattattatgatttaaaatgaaaaatctatATGTCAAACTTGAATGtgttattctattatataccAACCCGCTTCAACAATAAGGTCCATTCTCGTTTGTGTCTAGCTGATCGTGCCTGTAAAGTAAGCTGAGACCGCGGCGCGTCCCACGGTATTACGTGAAACGACAGTGGAGCACCCGCTATAGACTCCACTAACATCATGTTGTTACACTAACGACAAATATATAGCATTAAAAGAGGAGCTCAAAACAGTTTAATTTAGGGGCGTGGCTTATGTGACGTCATCGGTGATGTGACGTTTGTGAGGGTATATAAGACGCCGAGACAAAAGAATTGGTCATTCTCGATGAGCCGTCGGGACGGACGGGTTCGTTATTTACTAAAGAACACTAAAGTCTACCAGCGATATTATAGCATCTATATTTTGGGTATTAAGGTACAATATGCATtgactataataaaaagtgaaaaacCATAAACATCGCATTATTACGAAGTGTTATTGAAGCATTTGAAAGAGatcacataaaaaaaggatttGTTTGGAGAATGActgcatttaaataattgaaaaatatatcaaaagtacatgaattgtaaaatatgcATTTCTTATCGAGCCTGCCCTAAAGATCAGGCCTCTGTTACTTATTTTCTGTCCTCAGATCTGAAGAAGATGCTCAATGGATAGAAATTTTACTCTGACTATGAAATTGAAGCCTTCTTTGTCAAAGACAAATCCcactataaaaatagtatcgcATACCAAGAAAAAGATATTCCTAGGCTAGCCTACTCACTCCTCAACTCGTCTGTTATATATGTGAGTGATCAGtatgtgaatataaataaaatatgagtatgttgcttatatataaaaaaaaaatattacatttatatgcaaaattcaaatatatttacaactgAGGATAACAAGAGTACTGTATTAtagatgtaatattatttgtctaCCCTCAGATACATacacgtcatatttaaacgtGTGAGCGTTTGCGTTttcgtgtgtgtgtgcgtgtgtgcgtttCTCACCATAATATGTGACTTGTAGGCCAGTATGCCATCTTCCCTGTTCTTCGTCACCAGCAGCATCTTGTCGAAGAGGAAGGCGTGTCTCATTGCCTTCGCGCCGAACACTCTGtatattcaaacaaataacaatcaattgtacataaaaataaaagtatgacagttttttcttattatcttGTTATACATTCaggatttataattaaaatgtccaTATAATATCACACAAATGGATAGTAGTAATTTGTTTCTTGTACGAGTCATGTAAAGAATTTTCtttgtgaatttttatatcacaagttaatatttgaattctataggcatatttAATCTACTATAGcctatattattgtaaagttaCACTAAAATCAGTTTAGTGATTATGGATAGTGTGATACATATGTACGAGTCattctttttctttcttattaatattgtgaatgttTTATACCTAAAAGTCCCTTCAGCGCACAACTCTCCGTATGTGGTTAGATCGGGTCCGTTCCAACCGTACAGTAACGACTGTATTTCCtttaaagataaagataaaagatCACATCAGAAAAGATAAATGAGctcagttataataaatatagtttaaagtaAAGATCCATTATAACATGGAAGTTATCAGTGTATACTTAATTCTAGGAAATAACTTTTTAGGTCAAtggattatataaagattttggttccccaaaaaaatatgtcccaGTATATTATTCCAGGTCAACAATTTAACTCAATTATTACCTGCGCCTGCCTTAGTTGGTACAAGCAAAAAACTTAAGTTGTTCAACAATTTAAGGACTACCCACCACAAATGTAACTATGATCATAACAGGAAAGCGtcaggtaaaaataaattctttatattgaaaagtatCAGTCCAACAAAATTGTCCAAAAAAGAGgaaacctctcatcattccatgtACGTTCTAATAATTAACTGATGTCAGTTCTGTACAGGCTCGAGTCTTtcagtaggttgtagagagatgtggctgttatacctctcgcttgCACTTCTACCGcgcacatattttaaatgaacctatccttagtgagttcgttggTGAGCTCGTAaaatttgttgaccttgatggtatgatCTTTGGGGATTTGGTTGGCttccaaggaaccgtaagttctatataatatattatgggTCTCCATGTATTTATGAATTGCCCGAAAAAAATCTCCGAGACCTTATGAAATGCTCGTATCCTATGGGTCTGCATATGCTTGTGACCATCTTATCCTGACCCTCACCTGTACTCGCACCGCGTGTTCGTGTCGCCTCTTCATGTCGTCTATATGTTGCGCGATGCCGGTCATCTTCAACAGAGCGTACTCCGTCTCTTGGGATGAACATTGCTTCACCACGTTCTGGTTGAACATTCGGATATAGTGCGGAAACGGATGTAGTAAGTTTATttagaaacttaaataaaactaaatatttcgGATGAAACGCGTCTAAACTGTCACCATCCTTGTATTTATTCAAGATGAGAAGGGATGTGTCGAAACAAAGCCTACAAAATTTATCACATAGCGGCAGCCAAGCAAACGGTTACTTTGTCAGCTCATTAGACACCATCGGTCGGATATACGAcagttatattatgaaattaaacgcttagtatccgaaaatataatttcgttaAAACGAGTAAACGCGAAAATCATTATAGTTAAACTTAACTTGATTTTCGTTGGTTAGATTTTACGATGGCGTTTAAATAGTTACATTAAGatgataaatgtatgtattttgcttgttcttttttttttattatgtgataCAAAGTTTAGTTTCGGAAGCAAAGCTCATACAAATCGCACAAGTTTATTGGcacgtattaaaaatattagtatttaaaaaaaattgctatagCATTTATACTTTTACTGAAATTTGAttctacaaaattttttatcattatatgataataaataatctcaaAACTTCAACACGTTGcttctaatttaaaaacgcgtctgtatgatatttatgaaatttttatagagAGTGTAAATCTATCATTATCTCGACTTGTACAATGAAAACTAACCGAGAAAAACATAAGGAACTTCCtgcatacacatatatatatatatatgtttgtatatattaccTGTAACAACAAATGATACTTCAATATCCTCTGGACGGGTTTCAGTAAGTACGACGCGAGGGGTAGCGGATGTTGCAGTACAATCTGCCGCTCCCTGAACTCCCTGGCGCTGTCTGTCCTCGCCAGCTCAGCGAGACGCTCCATTGTAACAGGATATCCGGTACAGTATGACGTATAGACGGAGAAACCGCTCGTATTGTTAACGAAACACCGGGCTATACACGTAGCGTCCAATTTACAGGAATTTAACTCGCTACATAACgatctgaaataaattatgtattatttaatttatatatatatatgtatatataaattcggTTCCTTATTTAATAGACTTCAAATAATGACCGCTTGTATTTTTACGTTAACATTCAACTGCAATATCCTATTGTTACGTTTTACGACTGAACGTGACTCTCGGCGTATTTTCTATAGCCTTCAATCCAGCCCCAGGTTGAAAGTCATAAAGACTTGACGCTTAggcatttcttttatatggaACGATCTCGTTATACCAAGTTAATAGAAAAATCAATGGATTCTgatgtagttataaaatataatattatcaaacaatTACGAGACCATATTAAagctttgattttaatataaatttatatatttattattctcttTATTCCGAGCTATCCTTATGAGTGTAAAACCCCAAAATGTAGGGACGTACGTCGCAAgcaaatttctttaataaacgtTACCGAGGGGTAGTTTTGTCGTACAACCCTCCCTTAACGTGTACACCCTCACAGTCGAGGGATGTATTCGATTtaacgattattttttttatattaatttattttattcatgtacAAACGATATTGGGAAACTGCAGATAtcttagtattatatatatacatattgatattaatttaacaaaataataataatataatatttttataattgactGTAAGTCCGGCCCTGTTCTCAACATAAACAACAATAAGCCccgaagtaaaaataaaagaatatatccTCAACATAGCAGAATACTTTTATCTCATTATCTACTATAATATAGGTAATGCATTagtttaataactatatatatatatatatacatttttatcaaaactatctttcattcctttttaaaacattttctttttgaattaatattctgAAATAGTTAACTTATCACGTACAtacacttattatttttatttatttagtatataaacaaatgttaaataaatttaatttaatacgaaCTGTAACTCACTTGTTAAACGCGTATATATCTTCGATGTTGTTAAATAGCTCGGAGAGTTCCTCGTCCGAGAAGGTGGACTCGCGTCGCCAGACGTGGAGGTAACCCTGGAAccggaataataatattatatacataataaacatataaaacacacaactcacttttatattataaattaatatatacatatatgttatgtgtaaagaaattattaatttgttattttttttttacataatttcaataaaaatattgttatagaaataattatattattatatatatatatatatatatatatatatatatatatatatatatatcattgttTTTAAGGTTATAACTTTCCTATTAAATGCTTGACAGTTAAAATGCCCATGTAGttagtttatgtatttttgaaaactgcacttttatttcacaacaaatataataacaattttctatatatttaagaaaatctatTTTCCATAATATGCTAAAATGTTTCGatggtaattaaatttttttatgcttcAGGCGTGCTAAGGATCAATCAGCTGATTGGTACGAAGCAACTGGACTATTTCTATTTCGAAGCTCGGGTTGTAACTTTCGCATTGTAATTTtggattataaaaagaaatttcctATGTATTACAAAgatacgtaataaaaattaacactaAAATGTACCTACTATTTACGAAACTAGATAGAATTACATTACTACACGTATGTACAGAGCATTTACCAATCAATTAAGCAaattaatatacgtatatgtcTCTTGTACTGATGACATGTTCACGTCTGaatcgtattttattaaatttatcgcGAACGaacctatataaataaagtataaattttaaccgaCACCGTATCTGACAA from Danaus plexippus chromosome 27, MEX_DaPlex, whole genome shotgun sequence includes these protein-coding regions:
- the LOC116775800 gene encoding uncharacterized protein LOC116775800 isoform X2, encoding MTEKKDKMMVASPQKDPSKIAGSVKLPIATVNKSSLYTLRTNSNGADIKVDRNDDKDTHTLKETKHETSILSPNVKRMISSASETSTLKFQKKTISVGRSSTRRCNIPLVGATSKISQSGVDILPSMEIYEQPIGLKPVHHESPAKTIQIKPEFKIDEEQTTYDVPTNNRPAIYDVPNPKTAFESLSLPYIDQSIELSISSNDREFDTKLSSTDNSPLKPEPKSSTPELSPAKIPKTLSGTNSLHRKDFVPKTSSPKLMKSGYPETIVSTGNLKLIQEKDSVRLNPPIEVTRPLSMSSIASSSSTSSSGVQNKGGVNSAYLASIESLDDHSDADTSRNGSGNFMNNAGVLKNGASEETRTELPRQNAFEEMSGMSQLERVCAEIVMTENVYVEDLRQVVEGYLHVWRRESTFSDEELSELFNNIEDIYAFNKSLCSELNSCKLDATCIARCFVNNTSGFSVYTSYCTGYPVTMERLAELARTDSAREFRERQIVLQHPLPLASYLLKPVQRILKYHLLLQNVVKQCSSQETEYALLKMTGIAQHIDDMKRRHEHAVRVQEIQSLLYGWNGPDLTTYGELCAEGTFRVFGAKAMRHAFLFDKMLLVTKNREDGILAYKSHIMCNNMMLVESIAGAPLSFHVIPWDAPRSQLTLQARSARHKREWTLLLKRVILENYNAVIPSHARQLVMELGQNKTDDDILAEKSHNLITQASMRKQLSAPEYLEKRKIERERRKSFENGVRGRFKKANRKYNTARETRDCDCVQYSVEKGIDYTCDNCYIDLCSDCEADLNKCSGKDETRDKCNECETIANAMDGGSADRIERKVCKCLDFKSSQESITKEFGGSLNKTRGYHSSDNIISYTDNNSKEDVTEANSTLTAKPITRTCLKCSKIKENIPVTDTFALNRRKSRCNEIDKYRTDTLRSKSKDDPQRSKLSKIGTWRRKSEPGLQNTIIITKKTQDSDTERTDGKGGEKIEFECRNCGSNKISRKVRNEGIISDPEVDNRKRPPNTLKQNIEIKMYNTKHIPKKISKIKKNRAKGLRLGSDTTTRFYTDFSTDVSTENILHITESNESLHVEKPINAVPATISKDEDIDEETYKKLIEKTDSFKKNELEKVKYLNKQKVINEAVETEDRPGETHEQVQESCEDTEQPLEQIISQLLMQNREFQKLLKKQQLRNTAQRRHQRLLKSHSNPDTVITKNELSKLKPKYIRQMSDNIELNIEEKDDVSNNQSEAEDLSDGDHIYETLRVDNMHDDLHGLSDKSKVSQHTHTRTKRLLPAATNAVGGPEPDYIYLSFDEVKNESSADGIYDVPAKTPEKVTNVTTNDYYVSMEKKGPATNDDNIYDNLIDVRRRKKDVQNTSQSDYLPMSPEQQSPNTPEVWLSRQKEHFNVSRDRKSGSLPRSFQVVTPGQEDPNLSTFKCKPNSNSKTYLNRDGKVMSVDRPFTIASDQSEISYDDVEAYMSEGDILKFNNKQKTKEDDYTQDISRSTLELEEEIDRCYKNNFEKVDLDANKCENRLNSSQPNLNVSMTSSCEALTIEQNDDKNKHNVVHPEHKIYKPTTNVLSLKNVLSRFKTRTPPKSVDDCEVNTNDCEKTELKSPTSEKRSALNPRSYSKNLLQRFRSIISDEHPEETQNRTEQNRNKNDDTTKSEIKVIITSTDNSPTASSIVYTLNSDALSKSVCDHTTMSESQKEINKLEIMSQSCEDIQKQAFRPTYEKSMSLVTNMTSSVSSTPSPSKSNNSSYQSLNKLPVYMQGSKHLGARIAQSDYVDPTTLINEKNSLNKVNVLINKNALRPDSLFSNSSFVTSSSESTYQESHTKVTSQISDKSLTSKVNSDESFYEKSFEKIENITDEDMFRDSAVYSDQEEIEDHVETKKTVANKHTARRDTCDAQRVTVTTGNTEKCNVQAKIINKIETQKNIHHRIEKSGSREKINKPKLAPPVPAKPKITSAQTVTTTQVNNNSKNIVKYKEVSSSSESINNRTLKRNTSYRTSNAKSEFMNPTKEKTKVDSVNVKNEETKNANKTQETIQIKRMSFERASLDSATRKLRVNERRSATEQTTSKSVLERRLELEKITKSQSHDNQPVKHQASRPAVKPKSITSKVASFERSVSENGRESKTTSRNFTNKVDNEEQDPKESWVKQVVNKFQ